The following proteins are encoded in a genomic region of Nicotiana sylvestris chromosome 4, ASM39365v2, whole genome shotgun sequence:
- the LOC104210458 gene encoding AT-hook motif nuclear-localized protein 17-like translates to MKGEYVQLEEKKDHSSNSSRNSMFGKLHHPQNFQQNPSHHHFHHPSFQISRECQNSEEADSTTADKNDALTPQPVSAVAPPPPPPPPPSSDGATIEVVRRPRGRPPGSKNRPKPPVIITRDAEPSMSPYILEIPIGVDIINSITKFCRKRNMGLCVLNGSGTITNVTLRQPSTTPVSTVTFHGRFDILSISATIVQPNASVPSNNNGIANGFTISLAGPQGQVVGGGVVGPLLTAGTVYLVAATFNSPTFHKLPVEEELARNSGGGGGNEGSGHQSPPQPAVSVGGGDSGHPPQTTAPESCGMSMYSCHLPSDVIWAPTARQPPPPPPPY, encoded by the exons ATGAAAGGAGAATATGTACAACTAGAAGAAAAGAAAGATCATTCTAGTAATAGTAGTAGAAACAGTATGTTTGGTAAACTTCATCATCCTCAAAACTTTCAGCAAAATCCTTCTCACCACCATTTTCACCACCCTTCTTTTCAAATCTCTCGTGAATGCCAAAATTCTGAAGAAGCCGACAGTACTACGGCGGATAAAAACGACGCTTTAACCCCACAGCCTGTTTCCGCCGTAGCTCCTCCGCCTCCTCCGCCACCACCGCCTTCCTCCGACGGTGCTACCATCGAAGTTGTCCGCCGTCCACGTGGCCGTCCTCCCGGTTCCAAGAACAGACCTAAACCCCCGGTCATCATTACACGTGATGCTGAACCCTCTATGAGCCCTTATATTCTGGAAATTCCAATCGGTGTTGACATAATCAACTCTATCACAAAATTTTGCAGAAAACGGAATATGGGTCTCTGTGTTCTCAACGGTTCAG GTACTATTACAAATGTTACTCTAAGGCAGCCTTCAACAACGCCAGTTTCAACTGTAACTTTTCATGGTAGATTTGATATACTCTCAATTTCAGCAACAATTGTTCAACCAAATGCAAGTGTTCCATCAAATAACAATGGAATAGCAAATGGGTTTACGATTTCATTGGCGGGTCCACAAGGTCAAGTGGTGGGTGGGGGTGTAGTTGGGCCACTTTTAACAGCAGGAACTGTGTACTTAGTTGCTGCAACTTTTAACAGCCCAACTTTTCATAAGTTGCCTGTTGAGGAGGAATTAGCTAGGAATTctggtggtggtggtggaaatGAGGGTAGTGGCCATCAATCGCCACCGCAGCCGGCGGTTTCCGTAGGAGGCGGAGACAGTGGACATCCACCGCAAACGACGGCGCCGGAATCTTGTGGGATGTCTATGTATAGTTGTCATTTGCCGTCGGATGTGATTTGGGCACCTACGGCTAGACAACCACCACCTCCTCCACCACCTTATTGA